A single Oryctolagus cuniculus chromosome 18, mOryCun1.1, whole genome shotgun sequence DNA region contains:
- the ORYCUNV1R1633 gene encoding vomeronasal 1 receptor oryCunV1R1633 isoform X1, which yields MVAGRTHEETPPTHVFTQNPLLRNTEPRNNRMATMDLRIGIISLFLVILGILGNFSLASHYLFLYFHGHRLRPIDLILKHLTVANFLGIILRGIPETMAALGMEYFLSDFGCKLIFYIHRVGRGVSYGCVCLLSIFQAITISPRNSKWAKLKEKTPRYINISTILCWTLHLLVNAVFPIRISGKWKNTNATERLDNGVCSSPPYDKVINSIFAALFSISDVLCLGLMLWASGSMVFILYRHKQQVQHIQRSDISSRSSAETRATHSILALVSTFMCFYAITSVIQVLLAVFHSPSVWLFSLATLMDIFFPTVCPFVIMTRKYNTSRIYSTCCGSNIKSPTIIREKTHVLSVLCCIE from the coding sequence ATGGTAGCAGGAAGAACACATGAAGAAACACCCCCAACTCACGTTTTCACGCAGAATCCTCTACTTAGGAATACTGAGCCTAGAAACAAtaggatggccacaatggatttGAGAATTGGAATAATCTCCCTTTTCCTGGTTATCCTTGGAATTCTGGGGAATTTCTCACTCGCAAGTCACTATTTGTTCCTCTACTTCCATGGGCACAGGTTAAGGCCCATAGATTTGATTCTCAAGCACCTGACTGTGGCTAACTTTTTGGGTATTATTTTGAGAGGAATCCCAGAGACCATGGCAGCTTTAGGGATGGAGTATTTTCTCAGTGATTTTGGGTGCAAACTCATTTTCTACATCCACAGGGTGGGCAGAGGTGTATCCTATGGCTGTGTTTGCCTCTTGAGTATTTTCCAGGCCATTACAATTAGTCCCAGGAACTCCAAGTGGGCAAAGCTTAAAGAAAAAACTCCTAGATATATTAACATCTCCACTATCCTCTGCTGGACCCTGCACTTGCTGGTAAATGCCGTTTTTCCTATACGTATTTCTGgcaaatggaaaaatacaaatgCCACAGAGAGGTTGGATAATGGAGTCTGTTCTTCTCCACCTTATGACAAAGTCATAAACTCAATCTTTGCAGCAttgttttccatttctgatgTCCTATGTTTGGGGCTCATGCTCTGGGCCAGTGGTTCCATGGTTTTCATCCTGTACAGGcacaagcagcaggtgcagcacatTCAAAGATCTGACATCTCTTCCAGGTCCTCTGCTGAGACCAGAGCCACCCACAGCATCCTTGCCCTGGTAAGCACCTTTATGTGTTTCTATGCGATCACTAGTGTCATCCAAGTGTTGCTGGCTGTTTTTCATAGTCCCAGTGTGTGGCTCTTCTCTCTTGCTACTTTAATGGATATATTTTTTCCAACTGTGTGTCCATTTGTGATCATGACCCGTAAATACAATACTTCCAGAATCTACTCTACCTGTTGTGGAAGCAATATAAAGTCACCAACTATCATCAGAGAAAAGACCCATGTGTTGTCTGTTTTGTGCTGTATCGAGTAA
- the ORYCUNV1R1633 gene encoding vomeronasal 1 receptor oryCunV1R1633 has product MATMDLRIGIISLFLVILGILGNFSLASHYLFLYFHGHRLRPIDLILKHLTVANFLGIILRGIPETMAALGMEYFLSDFGCKLIFYIHRVGRGVSYGCVCLLSIFQAITISPRNSKWAKLKEKTPRYINISTILCWTLHLLVNAVFPIRISGKWKNTNATERLDNGVCSSPPYDKVINSIFAALFSISDVLCLGLMLWASGSMVFILYRHKQQVQHIQRSDISSRSSAETRATHSILALVSTFMCFYAITSVIQVLLAVFHSPSVWLFSLATLMDIFFPTVCPFVIMTRKYNTSRIYSTCCGSNIKSPTIIREKTHVLSVLCCIE; this is encoded by the coding sequence atggccacaatggatttGAGAATTGGAATAATCTCCCTTTTCCTGGTTATCCTTGGAATTCTGGGGAATTTCTCACTCGCAAGTCACTATTTGTTCCTCTACTTCCATGGGCACAGGTTAAGGCCCATAGATTTGATTCTCAAGCACCTGACTGTGGCTAACTTTTTGGGTATTATTTTGAGAGGAATCCCAGAGACCATGGCAGCTTTAGGGATGGAGTATTTTCTCAGTGATTTTGGGTGCAAACTCATTTTCTACATCCACAGGGTGGGCAGAGGTGTATCCTATGGCTGTGTTTGCCTCTTGAGTATTTTCCAGGCCATTACAATTAGTCCCAGGAACTCCAAGTGGGCAAAGCTTAAAGAAAAAACTCCTAGATATATTAACATCTCCACTATCCTCTGCTGGACCCTGCACTTGCTGGTAAATGCCGTTTTTCCTATACGTATTTCTGgcaaatggaaaaatacaaatgCCACAGAGAGGTTGGATAATGGAGTCTGTTCTTCTCCACCTTATGACAAAGTCATAAACTCAATCTTTGCAGCAttgttttccatttctgatgTCCTATGTTTGGGGCTCATGCTCTGGGCCAGTGGTTCCATGGTTTTCATCCTGTACAGGcacaagcagcaggtgcagcacatTCAAAGATCTGACATCTCTTCCAGGTCCTCTGCTGAGACCAGAGCCACCCACAGCATCCTTGCCCTGGTAAGCACCTTTATGTGTTTCTATGCGATCACTAGTGTCATCCAAGTGTTGCTGGCTGTTTTTCATAGTCCCAGTGTGTGGCTCTTCTCTCTTGCTACTTTAATGGATATATTTTTTCCAACTGTGTGTCCATTTGTGATCATGACCCGTAAATACAATACTTCCAGAATCTACTCTACCTGTTGTGGAAGCAATATAAAGTCACCAACTATCATCAGAGAAAAGACCCATGTGTTGTCTGTTTTGTGCTGTATCGAGTAA